Proteins encoded in a region of the Streptomyces violaceoruber genome:
- a CDS encoding phosphoglyceromutase: MADAPYKLILLRHGESEWNEKNLFTGWVDVNLTPKGEKEATRGGELLKDAGLLPDVVHTSVQKRAIRTAQLALEAADRHWIPVHRHWRLNERHYGALQGKDKAQTLAEFGEEQFMLWRRSYDTPPPALDRDAEYSQFSDPRYAMLPPELRPQTECLKDVVGRMLPYWFDAIVPDLLTGRTVLVAAHGNSLRALVKHLDGISDADIAGLNIPTGIPLSYELNAEFKPLNPGGTYLDPDAAAAAIEAVKNQGKKK; the protein is encoded by the coding sequence ATGGCCGACGCACCGTACAAGCTGATCCTCCTCCGCCACGGCGAGAGCGAGTGGAACGAGAAGAACCTGTTCACCGGCTGGGTGGACGTCAACCTCACCCCGAAGGGCGAGAAGGAGGCGACGCGCGGCGGCGAGCTGCTCAAGGACGCCGGCCTGCTGCCCGACGTGGTCCACACGTCCGTCCAGAAGCGCGCGATCCGCACGGCCCAGCTCGCGCTGGAGGCCGCCGACCGCCACTGGATCCCGGTCCACCGCCACTGGCGCCTGAACGAGCGCCACTACGGCGCCCTCCAGGGCAAGGACAAGGCCCAGACCCTCGCCGAGTTCGGCGAGGAGCAGTTCATGCTGTGGCGCCGCTCCTACGACACCCCGCCGCCCGCGCTGGACCGCGACGCCGAGTACTCCCAGTTCTCCGACCCGCGTTACGCGATGCTCCCGCCGGAGCTGCGCCCGCAGACGGAGTGCCTGAAGGACGTCGTCGGCCGGATGCTCCCGTACTGGTTCGACGCGATCGTCCCCGACCTCCTCACCGGCCGCACGGTCCTGGTGGCGGCGCACGGCAACTCCCTCCGCGCCCTCGTCAAGCACCTCGACGGCATCTCCGACGCCGACATCGCGGGCCTGAACATCCCGACGGGCATCCCGCTCTCCTACGAACTCAACGCCGAGTTCAAGCCCCTGAACCCGGGCGGCACGTACCTCGACCCGGACGCGGCCGCGGCGGCGATCGAGGCCGTGAAGAACCAGGGCAAGAAGAAGTAG